A DNA window from Lepidochelys kempii isolate rLepKem1 chromosome 9, rLepKem1.hap2, whole genome shotgun sequence contains the following coding sequences:
- the AGTR2 gene encoding type-2 angiotensin II receptor — protein MLAQAFPAVTISSPIPKMYSNYSRLNTTEETLQDVHYSATNVSTEQMSPSSCPLLYSDYQFTLIPVLYCVIFILGLAGNSVVVVVLCRHHGPKTVANIYIFNLAMADLLCLATLPLWSAYYAYGYNWLFGSVMCKISSSVLSLNMFASIFFITCMSMDRYRAIVYPIRSQRRTLQQASLIALLVWGLACLSSLPTFYFRDMYFIESLGVNACIMAFPYEKYAKWSAGTALMKNTLGFLIPLIVIATCYVWIWMHLMKAQEFRKNKQKRDKVLKLVAAVVVAFLICWLPFHILTFLDALARMNIINNCDIITAIDTTLPFGICLGFANSCINPLLYCFIGHQFQEKLQHLFKLRVYQFNSTRQSSSSRKGSCLKEAETPGNCDKERLNCKPTL, from the coding sequence ATGCTAGCACAAGCATTTCCAGCAGTGACTATCTCCTCGCCAATACCCAAGATGTACAGTAATTACTCCAGGCTCAACACTACGGAAGAAACACTTCAAGATGTACATTACTCTGCTACAAACGTATCGACTGAGCAGATGTCTCCCTCCTCCTGTCCACTTCTATATTCAGATTATCAATTTACACTGATTCCGGTGCTCTACTGCGTTATCTTTATCCTTGGGCTTGCTGGCAACAGCGTGGTGGTCGTGGTACTCTGTCGCCACCACGGCCCTAAGACAGTTGctaatatttacattttcaatCTGGCCATGGCCGATTTGTTGTGCCTAGCCACACTCCCCCTTTGGTCAGCCTATTATGCCTATGGATACAACTGGCTTTTTGGATCTGTGATGTGCAAAATTTCAAGTTCCGTTCTGTCTCTGAACATGTTTGCAAGTATATTTTTCATCACCTGCATGAGCATGGACCGGTACCGAGCTATTGTCTATCCTATTCGGTCGCAAAGGAGAACACTGCAGCAAGCGTCGTTGATAGCATTACTTGTTTGGGGCCTAGCTTGTTTGTCTTCCCTGCCAACGTTTTATTTCCGTGACATGTACTTCATTGAAAGCTTGGGGGTGAATGCTTGCATTATGGCTTTTCCCTATGAGAAGTATGCAAAGTGGTCTGCTGGAACAGCCTTAATGAAAAACACTCTTGGCTTTTTGATTCCTTTAATTGTCATAGCCACATGCTACGTGTGGATCTGGATGCACTTAATGAAAGCACAGGaatttaggaaaaacaaacaaaaaagagacaAAGTCTTGAAGCTGGTGGCTGCAGTTGTTGTGGCTTTCTTAATTTGCTGGCTTCCATTCCACATTTTAACCTTTTTGGATGCCCTGGCTCGGATGAACATCATTAATAACTGTGACATTATAACAGCCATTGACACTACTTTGCCTTTTGGCATCTGCCTGGGATTTGCAAACAGCTGCATCAACCCTTTGTTGTACTGTTTCATTGGACACCAGTTCCAAGAGAAGCTCCAACATCTCTTTAAGCTGCGAGTCTATCAGTTTAACAGCACCAGacaaagctcttcttcaagaAAAGGGAGTTGCCTTAAAGAGGCTGAGACCCCTGGAAACTGTGACAAAGAAAGATTGAACTGTAAACCAACACTGTAG